ATGAAAATTATTGATGGAACTCTCATTATTAAGAATATTCAAAAGTCTAACGAAGGATTTTACTTATGCAAAGCATCCAATGGGATAGGTGGAATTTCAGCCGTGGCTAAAATATCAGTTCAGGCACCTCCTTCCTTTGAAATCAAGAAGAGAACTCAAACAGCACTCATCTCGGACAACACTGTACTACAATGTGAAGCAAAAGGAGAGAAACCCATCGGTGTTTTGTGGAACATGAACAACAAACGACTTGATGCCAAAGTTGACGACCGATACACTATCAGAGAAGAAGTTATAGATGATGGAGTTTTGAGTACGATCAGCATCAAAAGAACAGAAAGAGGAGACTCCGCACTTTTCACTTGTGTGGCCACCAATGCATTTGGAAGTGATGATACGAgcattaatttgattattcaaGAAAATCCGGAAACTCCGTATGATTTGAAGGTTCTTGATAAGGCTGGACGTACCGTCAAACTCTCTTGGCAAACTCCCTATAACGGCAACTCCAATCTTACACGCTACGTTATTGAGTTCAAACCAACAAAAGGATCCTGGAAAAATGATATTGATCATGTTCTTGTACCTGGGGATCAAAATCAAGCCGTGGTATATAGCCTTAAGCCTGCCAATTCCTATCACTTTAGAATTGTTGCTCAAAATGTGATTGGTGTCTCTGGACCCTCCGATACAATTACAATTGAGACTGCCGAAGAAGCTCCCTCCGGACCACCTGTTGATATCCGTGTTTCAGCTGTTGATCAACAAACTCTTCGAGTGTCTTGGAAACCTCCTCTAACTGAGCATTGGAATGGTGATATTCTTGGATACTATGTGGGCTACAAAGCAACTGCCAATAGTGAAGAAAAACCTTATTTATTCGAGACAGTGGAATTCAGAAAGGAACAAGGCCATGAGCATCAACTTCAAATCTCTAACTTAGAAGTATTTACTGAATATGCCGTCGTTGTTCAAGCCTTTAATAAAATTGGCCAGGGACCAATGTCTGACGAAGTCTTGGTCCACACCGCCGAAGGAGCTCCCACCGAACCCCCACAAGACATTGATCTCGTAACTCTGTCTTCTCAAAGTATAAAAGTCACTTGGTCTTCACCCCCACTAGCTTCAGCTCATGGTATTATTAAGGGTTATAAGGTTATTTACGGACCTAGCAAAGTTTGGTATGATCCTTCATCCCATGCTACGAAGATTTCTTCCGACATGCAAGCCGAACTCACTGGCCTTCAGCGCTACACGAATTACTCAATACAAGTTCTTGCTTTTACAAATGGCGGAGATGGTACCAAAACTGAGGTTTTCACTACAACCACTGAACAAGATATCCCTGGACCTCCTTCTTCTGTGAAAGCTCTTGCCATGTCTGATGACTCTATCCTCGTGTCTTGGCAATTACCAAAggaacaaaatggaaaaattattcaatataccGTGTACATTAAGGAGTTAGATAGAAGTAGAGATATTGCACCAACAAGCCGAAAAGTGGATTCTCTTCAAATGAGTCTGCAAATCGATAACTTGAGCTCTAAAGCAAGATATGAATTTTGGGTCACTGCACACACATCTATTGGAGGAGGACCCCGATCTAAAAAGGTCACTCTAACACCAACCGATAGAATTCCCGCTAAAATTGCTTCATTTGGAAATAGTTACTCAGCTATTGCCAAAACAGATATCCAACTGCCTTGCATTGCCGTAGGGTTTCCGATCCCTGCCCTTCACTGGAAAATTGATGGAATGCCCATTCCAGAAAATGATAGAATTCGCCAACTACCAGATGGATCCCTTCAAATCACTCGCATTTCTAAGGATGATGCTGCCCAATATACTTGTATGGTCAACAATAAATATGGTCAAGACACAGTTATTCACCAACTCATTGTGAACGGCCCCCCAGATCCACCAGAGATGTCATTGACTGCTCAAACCACAGATTCTATCACAGTTAAGATCAAACCAACCAAAAATGTTGACAAGTCTAGTATTCATGGCTTTACTATTCATTATAAGCCCGAATTCGGTGATTGGAGTACTGCCTCAGTTCCTTATGGATCTGAAGAATTTATTTTGGATGAGCTTCTCTGTGGTCaaagatatcatttatatgCTACTGCTTATAATGAGTAAGTACtttttccttaaataattaCTATAGGACTAATTAATCTATTAACTTTGTATTCAATAGCATTGGAATCGGTGATATCAGCCCTCAAGTTACAACAAAGACAAAAGGCGTTCAACCCACTGTACCTGATGCACATCGTTTTCTGGAAGTATCTGCAGGAAGTGTAACTCTTCATTTGAATGCCTGGATTGATGGTGGATGTcccatgaaatattttatggtcGAGTACAAACCCAAAAACCACAAGGACTGGACTCTTGTTTCTAATTCAGTTAAAGCCGGCGGAAATTTCGTTGTTTTGGATTTGAACCCTGCAACTTGGTATAATTTGAGAGTAACTGCTCATAATAATGCTGGATTCTCTGTTGCTGAATATGAATTTGCAACTCTTACGGTAAAAGGAGGTAAGATATTGGACTCTGATCCAttagatttaatattattccttttgttagttcttattattattattacatgaaAAACATGCAATGACATGGCGATGACTGATAACAAAAGTAGAGTAACGAAATGATTTTATAGGTGCTCTGGCCCCGGTCAGAGAAATTCCCGGAATGGAAGAAGGCCAAAGTGAATTAGAGAAAgcattgatgtattttttgacaaatgtaAATTTGATCGTTCCCGTTGCAGCTGCATTGGCTGTTATTTTCATCGCCTTTGCCGTCATTTGTGTTATTCGTGGAAGAAATCATTCCTTTGCCAAaggtaataatattttcttttttctcttcttatTATTTGCCATTAGGAACTATTGCCCCCCCTTTCGGAAGAAAGGGCTCCACTGATGGAAATCCTTTCCCTAATCTTCCGGACTGGGTTGATCTTGACATTATTGTCCCTGTTGGAGCAACTGTTGTCGTTATTTGTGTTGGGATTTTGGTAGTGTGTGTGGCTGTTACGAGGCGTAAACAACCCATACTTATGCCTCCAGGTTCTTTCTCTCCTCTTTTTACATCTATATATGTAACTCacgagttgtataaaatatgacctaccggTGTCCGAAAATGAAAGTTGAtagtaactctgacaatttaaaacatgttttgaagggtcatgacgttttattagatcagctgtgattggaaggaaataaaaacaaatttcacaCACGTTtcagtcatattttctacatctACATGATTTAAGTTTTcgaatacatcatttttttataattacataatgatgcattataataattgatcaatGTATAATGATGATTTCATCTTACAGAGGAATATGCTCAATACTATGGCCAAATGAATACCATGAATGCACGTATGATGACAACCAAAAGAGACGGACTTCCTTACGAAGAAATGGGCTACTGTCCTCCTCCCAATAGAAAGCTTCCTCCTGTTCCTGGACAACATTCCAACTATAACACCATCGATCGGATTAAAAATGGTAAGTGATTATTGTTGCATCATGGATAAACATGTTTTTTCGCTGTTTGATTGCTTGGGCACAACTGCAAGCTTTAATCCCATCCTACCCtctttgagaaaatttatatacaGTAGAATCCGATTAAACCGTTAACGTATAATACGGATTTTCGTTAATTTATGAAGGACATTTATGAAAGTCCCAaattcgttattatttaatagagtaTATACTCTATTAGAGTCAAAACTAGGGAACAAAgggttatatttttgatagagagtAAGGCCCTTCTATTTGTTAGTTCCATTTTGGCATCTCTGAATACAGgtcactatttttcttaatattaatattcattattgttcattcttataaaacttggttatttAGGCCCcaaaaatggccgacatcaacagtGATGACGTCACCCGGAAGTGCGTTGTAATTATTTCCCATCTAAAAAGTCAACATTTATACCAATAATCTTCTTTAAAGAATAATAGCACATTCAAACTTAATCTTATGATGAAgacatcttttatttattccaaacagtagttcatatatttttttatatagaaatagtaCAAAAAGTAACTTAAgttcaaattacaaattttgaaacgTACAAAGGGtgattccaaattttttaaattaatatacaattataatcaacaaatttgaaatgaatagCTTATTCGCTTAGTTGAACCAATGATTTATTTTGGTCACGCAGTTTTAATTCATTaaggttgttttattttttgttagttccTTAAAATCTGACTTAAACGGGTTCCATTGTATATGATACATTGCAAACTGatcattgtatttaaaaaagagaacatggttgctatttttttttcgtttttttttttttttttttcaacaaagaaATGGAAACTTTATTATGTactgaaaaaaattcacatgtaaataaataaatgaagacatTAAGTATTGAGACTCGGTCAGAGAccctcaaaaaattcaatttcgaTCCAAATTTCATTTCCACAGAAAAGATCAcacatattttttctcttttgtatatatatatttatttttttcatcaaatgtatTGAGACCTGTTCAAGACCAAAGTTGGATCGAATTAGAATTCAAATAACCACGGTCTCATATGGGTCTAGGATTTTTAGACCGAATCCCAACACTAgtagataaaattaatacatttagcATTTTGGGACtggattttaaattaattacgaACTATtaacaactttgtttttttctgaaaatatatatattaatacttatattttttacataactgAAAGTATTGACATCCCTCTGGTCTTTATCATAGAACTGCAGTTCAAGTCTAAATTggaattatcattatataaatgctattatatacatatattgatattaatggagcaatatatttataaagcagtCATGATTATAGctgatttctgtttatttcttcaaatggcAATGCCTATGTTCTTGGATATGTATAACTATCGTCATCCGtgatttagaaatacaatttcaattgCACTTTATTATGTTCATGTACTAGCGGGAGTACCCTGCATTACTAAGAGTTATTAAGCGCCGATAAGCGTAgaaacattgctttattaatatagattatatgGGTATTAGGAAAATTGCTCTAGGCGGATCccataaaattttatccaaatgTAGATTGTGTAGAAAGAAAacagaaaattttaaactaagtaCTCTTAGGAACAAAACAACAATTGAGAGACAGGTATATTCAGCTTAATTTTTTCATCCATCTCATTCTTATAAGAATGCTAAATATAATGTTGAAACTTGTCTCCTTTATGAATTTGTGAATGAAAATGAAGATgagattatttttgtcaaagtttAATGATAAGTTTAACTCATCAacctttattttcaatcaaccACTATtcaaaagggcaaaaaaaattatgcaattagATGCttgatattgtaaattaaacctTTTAATGATAAAGTTCAATGaagcaaatacattttcaaaaaaactaaattatcttATATACAAAACTTTGTTGACTTCAGACAATTTCAAGAGTTTAATAGATAAAGTTATAAGTAACATTACGCtcatgatttaaataaaactttttttttattattcgatattgttgttttgttaacatttttgtataagtttATTCTAAAATTATCTTCGAGAAAAATATAGAGATGTCAATATTTTCTGACACGAACGCATACATGTATTTGCGGCTATCTAATACTACCACGGTGTGGATTttgaaacaattaatatatatagtataataaaaatagatggtgaaattaatgaaaaatgtacTCCCATCTTGAATTGTTGCCAGATGCATCAAATAATGAATGTTAGTGTAgtataaaatacaattgatcttttatcatattttaatttgatatttatgtgTAATTAAAAAGTACTCGCATTAAAATGATTCAAATCATGTAAAGAGTATATACTTACCCCACATCTTTTGAATGTTCtcaaaagtacaaatatatgtacttttccTCTTTGAATCGATGCTACATTGATGAATCCGTCTTTAAATAAATCatgaatttaaatgaatatatgcaTCCGTTAGGAAATAAGAAACAACCTAGTTACACCACTTGGGATCCTCGAAAGAAGCAAGGACAAGAAATGCCTCAATACGATGAGATCCCTTATGGGGATATGGGGCCACCTCCCAGTAGTAATGCTGTTCCTATCAGTAAAGGCAACCTTCCCCAAGTACCTGACGAGTATTCACAAGTACCTATGATTCCCCAAAGACAAGGTTTGTTCATCACCGAATAATTCTTTCCTCTCTCACACCTCCTTCTCCTAATCGTCCATCctctccatttttttccaacttcATTAAATACTATCTTTTTCGTAAAAGtctaaactatatatttttttttttctctatcatTCTTCAATTGAGTTTTTCGTTTCGATTTTCACTCTCTAGGATCTTCTTCTTTCATACTCGAAGTTTTCATCTATGTTCACAATTCACAATTTACTCATTTTAATACTTCTTTCTCTCTTATTATTCATACACTTAGTTGGAGGATCCATTGGAAATGCGGATGAAGATATTAGTCCATATGCTACATTCCATCTATTGGGTATGAGAGAAGAAAATAAGGGAGGAATGCCACCCAATGCCACGTCCAATATTCAAACTCTTCCACATAAACAGCATCAAAACGGTGTTTCAAACACTCCTAAACATATTTCTCAGACAATGAACGTAagtggcaattttttttttatttgtctttatgGGGGTTTCTTAAATTATTAGTGGCGGAGAGGCCTTTCAGGAACGAATATTTTATAGGGCTGCCAAATTGGTGgtgtgaaaatatttaaaaacaatattcactttctttaaataaaaaagatcaaggaGTCGGTAAAATTTACACGTCATGGCCTCCCCTGTGAAAATTGTGCCACTCCGCCGCTgcacattaataaatattataattatttaacgaTCCCGACTTATAGTATTCATCTAGGCGGAAATGCGTAATCAAATCAGGAAGTTTTCATTATTTAGGAGAAAAAATAGATCTGCAATGCGTCTTCTGTCAAAAGTTGACCtattctgtaaaataaatatataccaatTAGTACATTTAGTTAATTTCATGCTCAATAAGTATACACTTCTTACTATATCACAGCATTTTTGTCCATGGTTTATAAGTCACATTGAAATTACTATTCAAGGCgtaaaacatgaaaatgaccattaaaatctTCCAAGAACCATGGTTTGGTCTTAaacgaatttttaaaataaaatcatttttttagagtatGACTACAATTGAAAGCCATGTTTtcacacaaaataattatacaattatatatagttCTTTCTCGTCTAAATATGGCTTTGAATCATAatcatactataaaaaattgatttttttttagggcTCTAAAGGCAAAATCTATGTTTATTGaaggttttaatggtcattttcgtgctttacgacttaaataacaatataaaatgtagGCTTTAGCCCGTCGGCGTACCATGACTTAAATTTTGTTACATAGTTGCATTAGTTCAGTTCCATCAAACACCATAGTAATGACACTTTTAAACAGATTTTAAGAATagggtaaaaatatataaattacacatAAATTGGCAGTTGTAGGTTTGTTACTTATACCtaatgttgtgtcggtccttctTTAATACTGTAGACTACAGTaccgtccagttcagtcataaaacttataaagttcggtccttgaggacgtcattcaactttatttcttctatttttaataagttctaGTACCAGGGGCGTATttgggctggagaggctgtagctcccctcccccaaatacaaaaaacaattccGTTTCCGGAATTATTTTCtacagaatttaatatttgaaatttcatttttagacttttttcagaaaaaaaataattgcaagaAGTCCCTcccaaacaa
The Lepeophtheirus salmonis chromosome 10, UVic_Lsal_1.4, whole genome shotgun sequence DNA segment above includes these coding regions:
- the Dscam1 gene encoding cell adhesion molecule Dscam1 isoform X19; the encoded protein is MALPFRKSLVLILLGLIASTLADTSGPVFIEEPPNHVDFSNTTGVTIVCQSRGTPLPKITWVKSDGTNITVVPGLRQVQTNGNLVLPPFRAQHYSQEVHAQTYRCIAENKLGKVQSRDVHVRAVVQQYFKSGVEEEYVVIGNDVILKCKIPSFISDFLSVVNWEDSENVKYYPDLKNTDGKYVVLPSGELQIRNVVPEDGFKTYKCRTKHKLTGETKLSATAGKLVITEPVGSTLPKFASDSKSDEYVRQNGVSISLQCNAQAHPIPSFRWYKFMEANNNKKLVKLDDRVKQVGGTLIIKEAKVEDSGKYLCMVNNSVGGESVETVLTVTAPLSVDVEPKTQVVDYGRSVTFKCNYKGNPIKEVFWLKNGKSINHNENTLRINSVKKDDRGMYQCFIRNEQESAQATAELKLGGRFDPPEFISHFEETIVKPGGYLSISCIAKGDPSPNIKWFIYGKEVKNEGAITVGSFRDANGDVTSHLNISQVKTQFGGTYECQASSKVGKISHMAKLNVFGAPYVKKMRPMKVVAGKSMFITCPVAGYPISNIVWEKDGRQLPFNDRQTVFPNGTLIISDIQRKEDASVYTCVARNDEGYSARSDLEVSVMEPPRILPLTFGQEVMNEGQFAQVVCIVTEGDEPLSIGWSLQGDSISSEPSLSTSSLGTRTSMLTIQSIGYRHSGVYTCKATNKAGSGSQSAVLRVNVRPRWTVEPTDKHFAQGSEAKIDCKSDGFPQPKIVWRKAIGLPVSNEQRPTPSDYKDLDVSNDRNMKIIDGTLIIKNIQKSNEGFYLCKASNGIGGISAVAKISVQAPPSFEIKKRTQTALISDNTVLQCEAKGEKPIGVLWNMNNKRLDAKVDDRYTIREEVIDDGVLSTISIKRTERGDSALFTCVATNAFGSDDTSINLIIQENPETPYDLKVLDKAGRTVKLSWQTPYNGNSNLTRYVIEFKPTKGSWKNDIDHVLVPGDQNQAVVYSLKPANSYHFRIVAQNVIGVSGPSDTITIETAEEAPSGPPVDIRVSAVDQQTLRVSWKPPLTEHWNGDILGYYVGYKATANSEEKPYLFETVEFRKEQGHEHQLQISNLEVFTEYAVVVQAFNKIGQGPMSDEVLVHTAEGAPTEPPQDIDLVTLSSQSIKVTWSSPPLASAHGIIKGYKVIYGPSKVWYDPSSHATKISSDMQAELTGLQRYTNYSIQVLAFTNGGDGTKTEVFTTTTEQDIPGPPSSVKALAMSDDSILVSWQLPKEQNGKIIQYTVYIKELDRSRDIAPTSRKVDSLQMSLQIDNLSSKARYEFWVTAHTSIGGGPRSKKVTLTPTDRIPAKIASFGNSYSAIAKTDIQLPCIAVGFPIPALHWKIDGMPIPENDRIRQLPDGSLQITRISKDDAAQYTCMVNNKYGQDTVIHQLIVNGPPDPPEMSLTAQTTDSITVKIKPTKNVDKSSIHGFTIHYKPEFGDWSTASVPYGSEEFILDELLCGQRYHLYATAYNDIGIGDISPQVTTKTKGVQPTVPDAHRFLEVSAGSVTLHLNAWIDGGCPMKYFMVEYKPKNHKDWTLVSNSVKAGGNFVVLDLNPATWYNLRVTAHNNAGFSVAEYEFATLTVKGGALAPVREIPGMEEGQSELEKALMYFLTNVNLIVPVAAALAVIFIAFAVICVIRGRNHSFAKEEYAQYYGQMNTMNARMMTTKRDGLPYEEMGYCPPPNRKLPPVPGQHSNYNTIDRIKNGNKKQPSYTTWDPRKKQGQEMPQYDEIPYGDMGPPPSSNAVPISKGNLPQVPDEYSQVPMIPQRQVGGSIGNADEDISPYATFHLLGMREENKGGMPPNATSNIQTLPHKQHQNGVSNTPKHISQTMNPRKNEAVNQPPPMYDSVVGDYEPGHPNFQQNFGNPYDCPEGMYGGSMMSSVAGYSQVSDHAVNQSGLPLPPQHMMHPHQQQHPYPHQHQHQPPIQQMQHQIQMQRQAAQQQIMSQSLHEGQNVPGNTNTVIYKGGGPTRGQAMSLPDEDFPPPPPIRSADTSLNDSNSTTQSNLTSECSEAECDREPLVKNRAPLSSSPNAKELTTEEMRKLIERNEVVSTSSGLTAFDSVNV
- the Dscam1 gene encoding cell adhesion molecule Dscam1 isoform X18; amino-acid sequence: MALPFRKSLVLILLGLIASTLADTSGPVFIEEPPNHVDFSNTTGVTIVCQSRGTPLPKITWVKSDGTNITVVPGLRQVQTNGNLVLPPFRAQHYSQEVHAQTYRCIAENKLGKVQSRDVHVRAVVQQYFKSGVEEEYVVIGNDVILKCKIPSFISDFLSVVNWEDSENVKYYPDLKNTDGKYVVLPSGELQIRNVVPEDGFKTYKCRTKHKLTGETKLSATAGKLVITEPIGSTKPQFSGDISLTGIKRVKDSSVILICNAQASPIPSFRWYKFMEANNNKKLVKLDDRVKQVGGTLIIKEAKVEDSGKYLCMVNNSVGGESVETVLTVTAPLSVDVEPKTQVVDYGRSVTFKCNYKGNPIKEVFWLKNGKSINHNENTLRINSVKKDDRGMYQCFIRNEQESAQATAELKLGGRFDPPEFISHFEETIVKPGGYLSISCIAKGDPSPNIKWFIYGKEVKNEGAITVGSFRDANGDVTSHLNISQVKTQFGGTYECQASSKVGKISHMAKLNVFGAPYVKKMRPMKVVAGKSMFITCPVAGYPISNIVWEKDGRQLPFNDRQTVFPNGTLIISDIQRKEDASVYTCVARNDEGYSARSDLEVSVMEPPRILPLTFGQEVMNEGQFAQVVCIVTEGDEPLSIGWSLQGDSISSEPSLSTSSLGTRTSMLTIQSIGYRHSGVYTCKATNKAGSGSQSAVLRVNVRPRWTVEPTDKHFAQGSEAKIDCKSDGFPQPKIVWRKAIGLPVSNEQRPTPSDYKDLDVSNDRNMKIIDGTLIIKNIQKSNEGFYLCKASNGIGGISAVAKISVQAPPSFEIKKRTQTALISDNTVLQCEAKGEKPIGVLWNMNNKRLDAKVDDRYTIREEVIDDGVLSTISIKRTERGDSALFTCVATNAFGSDDTSINLIIQENPETPYDLKVLDKAGRTVKLSWQTPYNGNSNLTRYVIEFKPTKGSWKNDIDHVLVPGDQNQAVVYSLKPANSYHFRIVAQNVIGVSGPSDTITIETAEEAPSGPPVDIRVSAVDQQTLRVSWKPPLTEHWNGDILGYYVGYKATANSEEKPYLFETVEFRKEQGHEHQLQISNLEVFTEYAVVVQAFNKIGQGPMSDEVLVHTAEGAPTEPPQDIDLVTLSSQSIKVTWSSPPLASAHGIIKGYKVIYGPSKVWYDPSSHATKISSDMQAELTGLQRYTNYSIQVLAFTNGGDGTKTEVFTTTTEQDIPGPPSSVKALAMSDDSILVSWQLPKEQNGKIIQYTVYIKELDRSRDIAPTSRKVDSLQMSLQIDNLSSKARYEFWVTAHTSIGGGPRSKKVTLTPTDRIPAKIASFGNSYSAIAKTDIQLPCIAVGFPIPALHWKIDGMPIPENDRIRQLPDGSLQITRISKDDAAQYTCMVNNKYGQDTVIHQLIVNGPPDPPEMSLTAQTTDSITVKIKPTKNVDKSSIHGFTIHYKPEFGDWSTASVPYGSEEFILDELLCGQRYHLYATAYNDIGIGDISPQVTTKTKGVQPTVPDAHRFLEVSAGSVTLHLNAWIDGGCPMKYFMVEYKPKNHKDWTLVSNSVKAGGNFVVLDLNPATWYNLRVTAHNNAGFSVAEYEFATLTVKGGALAPVREIPGMEEGQSELEKALMYFLTNVNLIVPVAAALAVIFIAFAVICVIRGRNHSFAKEEYAQYYGQMNTMNARMMTTKRDGLPYEEMGYCPPPNRKLPPVPGQHSNYNTIDRIKNGNKKQPSYTTWDPRKKQGQEMPQYDEIPYGDMGPPPSSNAVPISKGNLPQVPDEYSQVPMIPQRQVGGSIGNADEDISPYATFHLLGMREENKGGMPPNATSNIQTLPHKQHQNGVSNTPKHISQTMNPRKNEAVNQPPPMYDSVVGDYEPGHPNFQQNFGNPYDCPEGMYGGSMMSSVAGYSQVSDHAVNQSGLPLPPQHMMHPHQQQHPYPHQHQHQPPIQQMQHQIQMQRQAAQQQIMSQSLHEGQNVPGNTNTVIYKGGGPTRGQAMSLPDEDFPPPPPIRSADTSLNDSNSTTQSNLTSECSEAECDREPLVKNRAPLSSSPNAKELTTEEMRKLIERNEVVSTSSGLTAFDSVNV
- the Dscam1 gene encoding cell adhesion molecule Dscam1 isoform X47; the encoded protein is MALPFRKSLVLILLGLIASTLADTSGPVFIEEPPNHVDFSNTTGVTIVCQSRGTPLPKITWVKSDGTNITVVPGLRQVQTNGNLVLPPFRAQHYSQEVHAQTYRCIAENKLGKVQSRDVHVRAVVTSQYDIDVFKTNVIKGNDALFKCVVPSFISDFLSVISWVDSEEKTILQQDVHDGKYVVLPSGELQIRNVVPEDGFKTYKCRTKHKLTGETKLSATAGKLVITEPVGSTAPKISLTDKLNIFVAEAQAPVTILCMAQSHPIPSFRWYKFMEANNNKKLVKLDDRVKQVGGTLIIKEAKVEDSGKYLCMVNNSVGGESVETVLTVTAPLSVDVEPKTQVVDYGRSVTFKCNYKGNPIKEVFWLKNGKSINHNENTLRINSVKKDDRGMYQCFIRNEQESAQATAELKLGGRFDPPEFISHFEETIVKPGGYLSISCIAKGDPSPNIKWFIYGKEVKNEGAITVGSFRDANGDVTSHLNISQVKTQFGGTYECQASSKVGKISHMAKLNVFGAPYVKKMRPMKVVAGKSMFITCPVAGYPISNIVWEKDGRQLPFNDRQTVFPNGTLIISDIQRKEDASVYTCVARNDEGYSARSDLEVSVMEPPIINPFSFGAEPVNEGDVAQLTCLVRRGDEPLSITWSLKGDIISSEPSMTTTMFGTKASMLMITDVGYRHSGTYTCRASNDGGFDTYSAELKINVRPRWTVEPTDKHFAQGSEAKIDCKSDGFPQPKIVWRKAIGLPVSNEQRPTPSDYKDLDVSNDRNMKIIDGTLIIKNIQKSNEGFYLCKASNGIGGISAVAKISVQAPPSFEIKKRTQTALISDNTVLQCEAKGEKPIGVLWNMNNKRLDAKVDDRYTIREEVIDDGVLSTISIKRTERGDSALFTCVATNAFGSDDTSINLIIQENPETPYDLKVLDKAGRTVKLSWQTPYNGNSNLTRYVIEFKPTKGSWKNDIDHVLVPGDQNQAVVYSLKPANSYHFRIVAQNVIGVSGPSDTITIETAEEAPSGPPVDIRVSAVDQQTLRVSWKPPLTEHWNGDILGYYVGYKATANSEEKPYLFETVEFRKEQGHEHQLQISNLEVFTEYAVVVQAFNKIGQGPMSDEVLVHTAEGAPTEPPQDIDLVTLSSQSIKVTWSSPPLASAHGIIKGYKVIYGPSKVWYDPSSHATKISSDMQAELTGLQRYTNYSIQVLAFTNGGDGTKTEVFTTTTEQDIPGPPSSVKALAMSDDSILVSWQLPKEQNGKIIQYTVYIKELDRSRDIAPTSRKVDSLQMSLQIDNLSSKARYEFWVTAHTSIGGGPRSKKVTLTPTDRIPAKIASFGNSYSAIAKTDIQLPCIAVGFPIPALHWKIDGMPIPENDRIRQLPDGSLQITRISKDDAAQYTCMVNNKYGQDTVIHQLIVNGPPDPPEMSLTAQTTDSITVKIKPTKNVDKSSIHGFTIHYKPEFGDWSTASVPYGSEEFILDELLCGQRYHLYATAYNDIGIGDISPQVTTKTKGVQPTVPDAHRFLEVSAGSVTLHLNAWIDGGCPMKYFMVEYKPKNHKDWTLVSNSVKAGGNFVVLDLNPATWYNLRVTAHNNAGFSVAEYEFATLTVKGGALAPVREIPGMEEGQSELEKALMYFLTNVNLIVPVAAALAVIFIAFAVICVIRGRNHSFAKEEYAQYYGQMNTMNARMMTTKRDGLPYEEMGYCPPPNRKLPPVPGQHSNYNTIDRIKNGNKKQPSYTTWDPRKKQGQEMPQYDEIPYGDMGPPPSSNAVPISKGNLPQVPDEYSQVPMIPQRQVGGSIGNADEDISPYATFHLLGMREENKGGMPPNATSNIQTLPHKQHQNGVSNTPKHISQTMNPRKNEAVNQPPPMYDSVVGDYEPGHPNFQQNFGNPYDCPEGMYGGSMMSSVAGYSQVSDHAVNQSGLPLPPQHMMHPHQQQHPYPHQHQHQPPIQQMQHQIQMQRQAAQQQIMSQSLHEGQNVPGNTNTVIYKGGGPTRGQAMSLPDEDFPPPPPIRSADTSLNDSNSTTQSNLTSECSEAECDREPLVKNRAPLSSSPNAKELTTEEMRKLIERNEVVSTSSGLTAFDSVNV